The DNA segment TGAATGCGCGTTTCGGCAGAACTGCTGTTCAATGCCTGAGCATCCGTGTTCGCGACGATGAATTCAACGCCTTCGATTTCAGACGCGATCATATTGCCAATTGCGTTGCCGCCCGCTCCACCGATACCGATTACGGTGATCTTGGGGCGCAGATCGTCGGTGTCCGCTGGTCCGATATTGATGCTCATCGCTTAAATCCTCCAGACGCAAAATTGGGTAAAGGTCCACTTTGCGCGGTTATTTCTACGTTCTTTGTCTGTGACACATTCGCGATGCGCCCGTTATCCCGCGAAAATCCTTATCCACAGCGGGTTATTAGCCCTCATACACCATGATTTCGCTTTGGTGAATCCTCCGCTCGCCTTGTTGCGGCACCACCTTACCAGTTTTTACAACCGGCGGCCGGCCTGATTGCCGACCTTCAACCGGTCAAAAATACTCGCGCATCGCCCGCCAAAGCCGACCAATCGCAAAGGTCGATCCCAATGAACCGCCAAAATCCTTGTGGCTGGTGTAACGTGAGCCAACCGATCGGATGTCTATCGGGTCTTCAGCCGCGTAAAGGCAAAGGCCCGCCAAACCCGCAAAACCGGGCGTGGCGTGCGCTTCGGGAAGACCGGTTAGGGTTGGAGTGCGGCCAATGCGAACGGGCATGGCCAAGGCGCTTTGCGTGAATTCAGCCAATCCCGCCAATTCGGCGCCGCCTCCGGTTAAGACAACTTGACCTGCGCTGGTCCCGGAAAAGCCCATCCCTTTCAAAGAACGGCCAATTTCGCCGGTCAATTCAGCCTGAGCTTGAGTGATGACGGAGATCAATTCGGCGCGCGCAATCCGGTTCTTGTCATCTGCGCCGCGGGCTTGTGGGCCACTGGCGTCTTCGACGGTTTCGTTCGGGCCATGCACGGGGATCATCTCGCGGTGATCGCTAGGTGAAGCGATGGCGGATCCTGATACGCATTTCAAACGCTCGGCCTGGAACCGTCGGATGCCAAACGCGCTGGCCACGGCATCAGTGATGTCGCCTGATCCCATCGGAATGGCGCGCAAACCCAACAACATCCCACCGGCAAAGACAGAGACATTGGTCACGTCGCTGCCGATTTCGACCAGCGCCACGCCAAGCTCTCGCTCTTCGGGTGAAAGACACGCATATCCCGATGCAAGCGGCGCAGCGACAACCGCTTCCACTTCGAGGTGGGCGTTTTGGACCGCTTCCATCAAATTTCGCACCGGCGCACCATCTGCCAACATGACATGCACATCGACGCCCAAACGTTCGGCGTGCAATCCACGCGGATTGGCAACGCCATGCGCGCCATCCAATGTGTAATGAGCCGGTTGTGCGTGAAGGACGGTACGCCCGTCAGGTTCGATCATACCGCGCGCCTCGATCAGGAGATGTTCGATATCCTCTTCTTCGATCCGGCGACCG comes from the Erythrobacter sp. Alg231-14 genome and includes:
- the ftsA gene encoding cell division protein FtsA, which gives rise to MPASKAASKQVASKARLAKIFGAVNVGSFRISAMIMGETETGDLIVLGSGHRASQGIKRGYVTDMKAATYAIRDAVERAEKNAGTSVQSVWIACAGAGLKSRVSKVEIEIGGRRIEEEDIEHLLIEARGMIEPDGRTVLHAQPAHYTLDGAHGVANPRGLHAERLGVDVHVMLADGAPVRNLMEAVQNAHLEVEAVVAAPLASGYACLSPEERELGVALVEIGSDVTNVSVFAGGMLLGLRAIPMGSGDITDAVASAFGIRRFQAERLKCVSGSAIASPSDHREMIPVHGPNETVEDASGPQARGADDKNRIARAELISVITQAQAELTGEIGRSLKGMGFSGTSAGQVVLTGGGAELAGLAEFTQSALAMPVRIGRTPTLTGLPEAHATPGFAGLAGLCLYAAEDPIDIRSVGSRYTSHKDFGGSLGSTFAIGRLWRAMREYF